The region AAAATAGGAATTAAAGCACCAAAATCGGTTCCGATTTATCGAAAGGAAATATATCTTCAGATTCAAGAATCCAATAAGGAGGCTATTGACGGAGGCGTTTCCTTAGAAGCAATAAGTAAGTTATTTTAATAAATTATTCGTAACAAGAAAAGCATTAGAAGTTGCTTTTTCCATGATACGAAAGTTCATTTAAGTAATTATGGTTTATCTTAAATTGTTTATTAATATAGGATTTGATCCATAGAATCCTTAATATATGGGAGGGGCTTTGACGGTAAGGTAGTACCAGTCATAGCCCCGTTTTGTTACAAAAAGAAATTTGATTAACTTTAAAATTACAAAATAGATAATTTGTGTTGGAACATAAAATAGCAATCATTATAAAAAAGGCACGAAAGCGCTAGAATTGAGGTATTGCGTGGAAAAAAATGAAACAATTAAAACTTATTTATGTGCGTTGATTATAAGTTTAGAAAAGAAAGAACAAGTACTAATTAAACTAATATCAATAACAAAAAAACAAAAGATAGCATTAGAAGCTCAACCTCCTAATTTAGAGGAATTTAAATTAGAAGTATCAAATAAAGAAGTATTAATAAAAGAAATTAATGAATTGGATATTCAATTTGAATCATTGTTTCATAAAGTTAAAGCCTATGTTCCGGATGTTGCAACTGATTACGCTTTAGAAATTAAAAAAATGCAGGAGATGGTTCCAAGAGTTGTTGAACTTGGGGTTACTCTACGAGGTTTAGAACAGCAGAATAAAATGAAATTAGAGCTTATATCTACAACCAGGGCGAAAGAAGTAGTAAATGTGAAAAAGAGTAGTAAATCTGTTGCAGAGTGCTATAGAGCGATTCATAATTTAAAAGACAATAAGACGTGGTTAGATCAAAAGAAGTAATTTGTAACTAATGAAATAGAAAAAATCCATGTAGCCACCTTAAGTGTTTTTTGATAAAGGTGTGCTGACATCTATGCATTAATGATCAAACTGTAAGGTTTCATGGATATTTTTTTAATAACTCTTTACTAAAATGAAAAGGTGACGATATATACATAAGACAGAGTATATTTGCATAAAAAGGATATTTATATAATTCACATGGAGGTGGAGTTATGGAAATTAAGTCCATAAATGGAATAGCAAATTACGCAGAGTCACCGGTAGCAACCCCTACGGTAGGGAAAACGGGAACTGCAGCAGTATCACCAATTCAGAAAAAAGCACCAGCGGAAGCCATGGATTTGCCGAACAATAAACAAACGAATGAGCAACAAATAAAGTCAGCTGTAGATAAAGCCAATCAGGCAATGAAACATACACAAACAAGATGTGAGTTTTCTTACCATGAACCTACAAAGAGCATATCTATTAAGATAATAGATGAGCAGACAGATGAGATACTTCGAGAGGTTCCACCAGAGAAGGTCCTTGACATGATAGAAAAGATGTGGGAGATGGCTGGATTACTTGTAGATGAAAAAAGATAAGGAGGTACAAGGATATGCCAATACGTTTATCAGGATTAGCATCTAATATGGATACGGATTCTATTATAAAAGAGCTTATGAAAGCTCAAGGCTTAAAGAAAACAAAGGTCGAAAATAAACTTACAAAATTAGAATGGACTAAAGATATCTGGAAAGATATGAACTCTAAGATTTATAAGTTCTATACGGGACCATTGTCAAAGCTAAAAACACAAGGTAGCTTCGCAACAAAAAAAGCTACCTCATCTAATGAGAGTAAGGTTACGGTAAAGGCAGGCACAGGAGCAGCTACTGGTTCTCATAATGTACAGGTGAATAAGCTTGCTAGTGCCCAATATGTAACAGGTTTTAAATTAGATAAAGATAAAAATGAGATTGAGGTAACCGGAAAAACTACACTAGAGGATCTTGGATTTGCAATTGATGACGGGAGCCAATCTACAGATGGAAGTAAAAATGAAATAGTTATTAAAATTAATAATTCCGGTAAAACTACAAATCTTTATGTAACAGCTGAGACCACCTTAAATGATCTTGTGAATGCATGTGCAAAAGCAGGGCTAAATGCTAGTTATGATAATACTCAGAAGAGGTTGTTTATTAGTACAAAAGAAAGTGGTATTGATAATTATTTTGAAATGACGACAGATACGGTAGTTGTTACAGCTGACAGAGAAGAAGTTCGTAATTTATTAGGATATCATAATGAAGGCACATCTGGTTCGGCAAGATTCCAAATGGATCAAACCATTGATACTTATACAGAATTATTAGCTATTACTGACAGAACAAAAGAGCAGCAGAAAGCTTTTGATGAAGCTGAAAAAAAATTAAAAGAGTATACGAAAAGTAACACTATAGCTGATGTACAAAAGGATTATGATTCATTAACAAGCAATGTCGAGAATATTAAATGTCCAGGTAAAATCGAGGAAGAAATTCGAGATAAATATAAAGACTTAACTAATCCTCCTCCTGAAGAAACAATATTAGCAGAAATCAATGAAGCTGTTGACTCGGAAAAAAGTAAGTACGTTAAATATAAGTTAGATGAATACGAAAAGATAAATTCGGGGGAACTGCCTAGTACTGTAACTAATCGATTTTATGATAATCAGACTAAAATGTTAGGTGCATTAAAATCAGCAGGCATTAAGGATGCTACTAATAAAATTGATAACAATAACTTAGATGATATAGGAATTGGAACTATTACCGTTACAGATAACGTTTGCTCAACTTCAATATCAGGTAATAAGGTATCTATTATAAGTTCAGATAATAGTGAAATCATTTATAATGGAGCTAAATTAGAGGGAACTTCAAATCAGGTGACCGTGAATGGTGTAACTTTTGAACTACACGGTGTAACTGGTGAAAATGAAAAAGTAACTTTGACAGTTGCGAATGATACCGACGCTGTATACGATATGGTTCGTAATTTTGTAAAAGGTTACAATGAACTCTTACAGGAGATGAATAAGTTATATAATGCAGACTCTGCAAGAGGTTTTAATCCTTTAACAGAAGATGAAAAAGGATCCATGACGGACAGCCAGATTGAAAAGTGGGAACAAAAAATCAAAGATTCCTTACTGCGCCGTGATGATAATTTAAGCGGTTTACTTTCTTCAATGAGAAGTAATATGGCAGGAAGCGTCACTGTGAATGGTAAGAATTTATCTTTATCAACGTTTGGAATAGTAACGGGGGTTTATACTGAAAAAGGACTTTTGCATATCAACGGAGATGGTGAGGATCCGATATACGGTGGTTACGAAGATAAGCTAAAAAAAGCATTGGAAGAGAATCCTGAAGATGTAATGGCGGTACTTAATAAGTTAGCGGACAACCTTTATCAAGATATGTCAAATAAGATGAAAGGTACTTCATTGAGGAGTGCACTGACGGTTTATAATGATAAGGAAATGGCTAAACTGGAAAAGAGTTATAAAAAAGATATAGCAACGTTAGAAAAGAAATTAAAAGAGGTAGAAAATCGTTACTATAAGCAGTTCACTGCAATGGAAACTGCTATGAGTAAACTAAATTCTCAATCTGGCCAACTATCTAGTATGTTAGGCTTGTAAAGATATAGATAAGTAGGAGGATTTTAAAATGGCTCAAAATGCAGCAAGTATATATCAAGGAACTAAGATAAATACTGCATCACCAGCAGAGCTAACGTTAATGCTTTATGAAGGTGCAATTAAGTTTTGCAACAAGGCATTATATGGTTTAGAACAAAATGATATTGCGAAAGTAAATGAAAATTTGTTGAAAGCTCAAAAAATTGTTACTGAGCTTAGATCTACTTTAGATTTTAAGCATCCGATAGCAAGAGAATTTGACACTGTTTATGATTACATTAATCGTAGATTAGTTGATGCTAATATTAAGAAAGATACTGAGATATTAGAAGAAGCTCTTGACTATATTCGTCAAATGAGGGATACATGGAAAGAAGTAATGAAAAAAAATAATATATATGTTCAGTAAATATCATGGAGCCGTTGTGATAAAGAGGTTTTACTTCTCCTTATCACAACGGCTATGGTTATTCATGACAAGGAAAAGCTCGCGTAGCGTCCTTTTCTTGAATTACAAGTATATTAATTTGTTATACTATGAGGAGGAGGCTTCATGAAAGTGGAAATACTTCTTAAACTTAAAGAAATGTTAAATAAGAAAAAAGAATGTCTACAAAATATTTTATATGTAGCCAAAGAACAAGATGAGATTACGTTTGCTAAGGAAAGCGATTTAGAAATTTTTGAAAAATATATTGACGAAAAAGAAGATTTGATATTAGCACTCTCTAAATTAAATCAAGAATATGAAGAATTTATAGAACAAATGGGTGAAGCTAGCTCTGATAACGCTGACAGTGATATGAAACAGCAAATCAATTTGATAAATCAGGAAATAATCTCACTTAGTAAAGAAATTCAAGTTTTAGAGGGAAAAAGTAAGGAAAAATTTGAGGCTTATGTTCAACAAGAGCGAGAGAAGATTAAAAATTTTCGTTTAAATAGTCAAATGGCTTCAAATTACTATAAGAGTATGAATGTTGGACAATTAGAAGATTCCTATTTTATGGATCAAAGAAAATAATAGTTTAAATAGGTTAAAAAAATTAAGAAAAATTATAAAATAATGCTATTAACTTTATTATGTTTTTATTCGATATATAGTGTAAGTAAAGCAAATGCTTTTACTAATAGGTGTTAAACAAAGAATCAGTGGCATGGATGCTGCTGAAAATTCAAGGAGGAAAAAATTATGATTATTCAACACAATATGACATCTGCAAATACTAGCAGACAGTTAGGTATTACAACAGGAAACTTAGCAAAATCCAGTGAGAAGTTATCTTCTGGTTACAGAATTAACCGTGCTGGTGATGATGCTGCTGGTCTTTCTATCTCTGAGAAGATGAGAGGACAGATCCGTGGTTTAGAGCAAGGTTCTACAAACGCTCAGGATGGTATCTCTTTAATTCAGACAGCTGAAGGTGCATTAAATGAAGTTCATAGTATTGTTCAGAGAATGCGTGAATTAACAGTTCAGGCTTCCAATGATACTTATGTAGATGAAGATCGTACATCTATCTCTAATGAGATGAAGCAGTTATCTAAAGAAATCGACAGAATTGGTACTGATACAGAGTTCAATACCCTAAAATTATTTGCAGCTGATAATACAAAGTATAATTTCCAGGTTGGCGCAAACAGCGATCAGCTCATCGAAGTTACTATGAAACAAATTTCCGCT is a window of Lachnoclostridium phytofermentans ISDg DNA encoding:
- the csrA gene encoding carbon storage regulator CsrA: MLALSRKLNESIMLGNDIEITILEIKGDQVKIGIKAPKSVPIYRKEIYLQIQESNKEAIDGGVSLEAISKLF
- a CDS encoding flagellar protein FlaG, with product MEIKSINGIANYAESPVATPTVGKTGTAAVSPIQKKAPAEAMDLPNNKQTNEQQIKSAVDKANQAMKHTQTRCEFSYHEPTKSISIKIIDEQTDEILREVPPEKVLDMIEKMWEMAGLLVDEKR
- the fliD gene encoding flagellar filament capping protein FliD, whose protein sequence is MPIRLSGLASNMDTDSIIKELMKAQGLKKTKVENKLTKLEWTKDIWKDMNSKIYKFYTGPLSKLKTQGSFATKKATSSNESKVTVKAGTGAATGSHNVQVNKLASAQYVTGFKLDKDKNEIEVTGKTTLEDLGFAIDDGSQSTDGSKNEIVIKINNSGKTTNLYVTAETTLNDLVNACAKAGLNASYDNTQKRLFISTKESGIDNYFEMTTDTVVVTADREEVRNLLGYHNEGTSGSARFQMDQTIDTYTELLAITDRTKEQQKAFDEAEKKLKEYTKSNTIADVQKDYDSLTSNVENIKCPGKIEEEIRDKYKDLTNPPPEETILAEINEAVDSEKSKYVKYKLDEYEKINSGELPSTVTNRFYDNQTKMLGALKSAGIKDATNKIDNNNLDDIGIGTITVTDNVCSTSISGNKVSIISSDNSEIIYNGAKLEGTSNQVTVNGVTFELHGVTGENEKVTLTVANDTDAVYDMVRNFVKGYNELLQEMNKLYNADSARGFNPLTEDEKGSMTDSQIEKWEQKIKDSLLRRDDNLSGLLSSMRSNMAGSVTVNGKNLSLSTFGIVTGVYTEKGLLHINGDGEDPIYGGYEDKLKKALEENPEDVMAVLNKLADNLYQDMSNKMKGTSLRSALTVYNDKEMAKLEKSYKKDIATLEKKLKEVENRYYKQFTAMETAMSKLNSQSGQLSSMLGL
- the fliS gene encoding flagellar export chaperone FliS, coding for MAQNAASIYQGTKINTASPAELTLMLYEGAIKFCNKALYGLEQNDIAKVNENLLKAQKIVTELRSTLDFKHPIAREFDTVYDYINRRLVDANIKKDTEILEEALDYIRQMRDTWKEVMKKNNIYVQ
- a CDS encoding flagellin N-terminal helical domain-containing protein; amino-acid sequence: MIIQHNMTSANTSRQLGITTGNLAKSSEKLSSGYRINRAGDDAAGLSISEKMRGQIRGLEQGSTNAQDGISLIQTAEGALNEVHSIVQRMRELTVQASNDTYVDEDRTSISNEMKQLSKEIDRIGTDTEFNTLKLFAADNTKYNFQVGANSDQLIEVTMKQISAAKLGIDDAKIADIVGTAGKTGTDITKLIDTVNSGLTIVSAFRSDLGAVQNRLEHTIANADNTAENLQASESRIRDTNMAKEMVKYSKDNILQQAAQSMLAQANQSTQGVLSLLR